A region from the Bactrocera dorsalis isolate Fly_Bdor chromosome 1, ASM2337382v1, whole genome shotgun sequence genome encodes:
- the LOC105230743 gene encoding golgin subfamily A member 5: MDRKSQNLEFTQKLSAKSEECLERRSHPYFTLSRQTCASGGDMVTASDGLHCNSKNSSYQNLSFKSDQSEEQFEDAIQNVDAQAIKATPSDLSNSTDMRPSYHATVKRKSKHCEVGSKLKAELSKYKKELKEYNNTTKDLEEKYMKINFELNEMQQKHDRFVANRKCSKGTDVYSDSSSSTGSEFSLKRKYTQIFHRGSSFMTMLPPGCTSSNENLETEYNMPEQDVSVGRRKRKLSSTSEYSNLRQQNGQMSQKRHIKRKSENKENEVPHDVDKYNTRGHAAGLKDIYKVLKNVLDNNQKTHGLTKTADLKELQSIISNLQCEQSQFRNIIQQQQNCLQDYHTRCIKAQHIMQTQQIEIEKLNSNNHQLESEISTGIDQLRQKIDSKLRDVSHLPQIVREEQSKYEKVHKENNMLTERVRNLQGEANQLKLKMDELARRKVMTINRLKAAERDLKIFKNYNTSLKHEKRKLAEEMQKLKEQLDSVQNASKRTMARQREQTEKQRRDLQKRVFELELKLSRSQNSTTSLIQERDSLIAELQTQLNTLVHNFEVSQKHIRVLRRHIYSMSGGNVRCPNLLSENM; the protein is encoded by the coding sequence ATGGACcgaaaaagtcaaaatttgGAGTTTACACAAAAGTTGAGTGCGAAATCAGAAGAATGTCTGGAGCGACGTTCCCATCCATATTTCACATTGTCACGGCAAACGTGCGCCTCCGGCGGCGACATGGTAACCGCATCCGATGGTTTACATTGCAATTCGAAGAACTCAAGTTACCAAAATTTAAGTTTCAAAAGTGATCAGTCGGAGGAACAATTCGAAGATGCCATACAAAATGTCGATGCGCAAGCGATTAAGGCAACACCTAGTGATTTGAGCAATTCCACAGATATGAGACCCTCATACCATGCCACCGTCAAGCGAAAATCCAAACATTGTGAGGTCGGTTCGAAATTGAAAGCTGAACTATCCAAGTACAAGAAAGAACTAAAGGAGTACAACAACACCACCAAAGATTTGGAAGAGAAGTACATGAagataaattttgaattgaatgaAATGCAGCAGAAGCACGACCGTTTTGTGGCCAACCGCAAGTGCTCCAAAGGCACGGACGTTTATTcggacagcagcagcagcaccggATCGGAGTTTTCATTGAAGCGCAAGTACACACAAATATTCCATCGCGGTAGCAGTTTCATGACCATGCTGCCGCCCGGTTGCACCAGCTCAAATGAGAATTTGGAAACGGAATACAATATGCCGGAACAGGATGTGTCGGTGGGTCGTAGAAAACGCAAACTCTCTTCGACATCCGAATACTCAAACTTGCGACAACAAAATGGACAAATGTCACAGAAACGCCACATAAAACGCAAGTCCGAGAACAAAGAGAACGAGGTGCCACACGATGTGGACAAATACAATACACGCGGACATGCGGCCGGTTTGAAAGACATCTATAAAGTGCTTAAGAACGTATTGGATAACAATCAGAAGACGCACGGTCTGACTAAAACTGCAGACCTAAAGGAGCTACAGTCGATTATATCGAACCTTCAGTGCGAGCAGTCGCAATTTCGTAACATtatacaacagcagcaaaactGCTTACAGGACTACCATACACGTTGCATCAAGGCGCAGCATATAATGCAAACGCAGCAAATAGAAATCGAGAAGCTCAACTCGAACAACCACCAACTCGAGAGCGAAATCAGCACTGGCATCGATCAGCTGCGCCAGAAGATCGACTCCAAGTTGCGCGACGTATCGCACTTGCCGCAAATAGTGCGCGAAGAGCAGTCCAAATACGAGAAGGTGCACAAAGAGAACAACATGCTCACAGAGCGGGTGCGCAACCTGCAGGGCGAGGCGAATCAGTTGAAACTGAAAATGGATGAGCTGGCACGTCGCAAGGTGATGACCATTAATCGGCTCAAAGCGGCCGAGCGCGACTTGAAAATCTTCAAGAATTACAACACATCTCTGAAACATGAGAAACGCAAACTGGCCGAGGAGATGCAGAAGCTGAAGGAGCAATTGGATAGTGTGCAGAACGCCAGCAAGCGCACCATGGCGCGCCAGCGTGAGCAAACGGAGAAGCAACGACGTGACTTGCAGAAACGTGTCTTCGAGCTTGAATTGAAGCTGAGTCGTAGTCAAAACTCAACGACCAGCTTAATTCAAGAGCGCGACAGTTTAATTGCCGAGTTGCAAACGCAGCTGAACACGCTGGTGCACAACTTCGAAGTATCGCAGAAACACATTCGCGTGCTGCGGCGGCACATCTACTCCATGTCCGGCGGCAATGTGCGTTGTCCGAATTTGTTGAGTGAGAATATGTGA
- the LOC105231956 gene encoding rRNA-processing protein FCF1 homolog has product MGKQKKTRKIQKQRTSKLKRLLKPTDQRIKEGIRKTRKKPIDPHALKVHNVQQQSSALFFQYNTQLGPPYHIILDTNFINFSIKNKLDIIQGMMDCLYAKCIPYISDCVRAELEKLGSRYKLALRIISDPRFERLPCLHKGTYADDCLVERVRQHKCYIVATNDKDLKNRIRKIPGVPIMYVAAHKYAIERMPEAYGVKA; this is encoded by the exons ATG ggcaaacaaaagaaaacacgtaaaatacaaaaacaacgtACATCAAAACTGAAACGTTTATTAAAACCTACTGATCAACGGATCAAAGAAGGGATACGCAAGACACGTAAAAAGCCAATAGATCCACACGCTTTGAAAGTACACAATGTTCAACAACAAAGCTCCGCACTGTTCTTCCAATATAATACCCAACTGGGTCCACCATATCACATTATACTCGAtacaaatttcatcaacttCAGCATTAAAAACAAACTGGATATCATTCAAGGCATGATGGATTGCTTATATGCCAAATGTATCCCCTATATCTCAGATTGTGTTCGTGCCGAGTTAGAAAAGCTAGGAAGTCGTTATAAATTAGCGCTGCGCATAATTTCTGATCCACGCTTTGAACGTTTACCCTGCCTACATAAGGGCACATATGCGGATGACTGCTTAGTAGAGCGAGTTCGCCAACATAAATGCTATATAGTAGCAACCAACGACAAGGATTTGAAAAATCGTATACGCAAAATTCCAGGTGTACCTATTATGTATGTAGCTGCGCACAAATATGCCATAGAACGTATGCCGGAAGCGTACGGTGTAAAAGCGTAA
- the LOC105230744 gene encoding uncharacterized protein LOC105230744, producing the protein MRRVVAPVIQWSVALLLVCVVRISPANAIVDAESCWNDSDACLIQATLHKVEEPPQSAGLAVQIDCQTKPAGENSRAPAYLLRPLESLLLDGCHTPLDVNTYGMEYLPYCGTVPQVYMERFHADALKPFSCPAANNSVLEVEILRYHNNELATIGTDAFANLPRLRELYFVRNTLRHIARSAFDTLRVVERIYIAHEPLLALKDGDLFERTGVADLQLLHLKYITSDLFGHLPETLRQIVVTRTAFDDDTVVVSNPQLLRNISINDCTLKSFTLLESAQTTSVRYINLSGNALNAFRVDFLSDGSNTSIVAVETLDLSENQLTQLPLSWLSELRKLRHLLLRGNRLKMLSLPALMSAIPALTSLDLRDNELTSLHDAAAVAALSWEQVRIQIDRNPWHCLWLLDFAHTHPEKFRVFQYAKYISQINVNGLQCVPVEVPATADNVTESAPIVNKITTTQGPTMVRGIQIHGRNTGVVNASTYKLIYGGPWDSKRSQRAEALIIVFMLPVGVALLFLLLYMWINCQRVFHLSYYRSFGWPQRNIGRRFTSAERFDVVRQLPPTANAFNDNTNNNEDYETPLNGIGSVCNCNNIGAATYANEKCNKSHHITYEELPTEQPYKIYEEIIGDDGTDTETYAQPFYDHLSYTQPTKCDVTDST; encoded by the coding sequence ATGCGCCGTGTCGTTGCACCTGTGATCCAATGGAGTGTGGCACTGCTGCTCGTGTGTGTGGTGCGAATTTCACCCGCCAACGCCATAGTGGATGCTGAGAGCTGTTGGAATGACAGTGACGCGTGTCTCATACAAGCCACGCTGCACAAGGTGGAAGAGCCGCCGCAATCCGCGGGTTTGGCGGTGCAAATCGATTGCCAGACAAAACCAGCTGGTGAAAACAGTCGCGCGCCCGCTTATCTATTGCGGCCACTGGAAAGTTTGCTGCTCGATGGCTGTCACACGCCGCTGGACGTGAACACTTACGGCATGGAGTACCTGCCTTACTGCGGCACGGTGCCGCAAGTCTATATGGAGCGTTTCCATGCAGACGCGCTAAAGCCTTTCAGTTGCCCAGCTGCGAACAACAGCGTGTTGGAGGTGGAGATACTGCGCTATCATAATAACGAATTGGCCACTATAGGCACAGACGCATTCGCGAATCTACCGCGTTTGCGGGAACTGTACTTCGTACGCAACACGCTGCGCCACATAGCGCGTTCGGCGTTTGATACGCTGCGCGTCGTGGAACGCATTTACATCGCGCACGAGCCCTTGTTGGCGCTCAAGGACGGCGATCTGTTCGAACGCACCGGCGTCGCTGATTTACAGCTGTTGCATTTGAAATACATCACGTCTGACCTATTTGGCCATCTGCCCGAGACGCTGCGTCAAATAGTCGTCACACGCACCGCCTTCGATGACGACACCGTAGTGGTGAGTAACCCCCAGCTGCTGCGCAATATATCAATCAACGACTGCACCTTGAAATCGTTCACGCTGCTCGAGTCCGCACAAACAACCAGCGTGCGTTACATCAACTTGAGTGGCAACGCGTTGAACGCGTTTCGTGTGGATTTTCTCAGCGATGGCAGCAACACGTCGATTGTGGCCGTGGAAACGCTGGATTTGAGCGAAAATCAGTTGACGCAATTGCCGTTGTCATGGCTGAGTGAACTGAGAAAGCTGCGCCATTTACTGTTACGTGGAAATCGACTGAAGATGCTCTCATTGCCGGCGTTGATGTCCGCCATACCGGCGCTGACGTCATTGGATTTGCGCGACAATGAGCTGACGTCACTGCACGATGCAGCGGCCGTGGCCGCCTTGAGTTGGGAGCAAGTGCGTATACAGATCGACCGAAATCCATGGCATTGTCTGTGGTTGCTCGACTTTGCGCACACACACCCCGAAAAGTTCCGCGTCTTCCAGTACGCCAAATACATTTCCCAAATTAATGTTAACGGCTTGCAGTGTGTGCCCGTGGAAGTGCCTGCTACAGCGGACAATGTCACGGAAAGTGCGCCAATAGTGAATAAAATAACCACCACACAAGGCCCGACGATGGTGCGGGGTATACAAATTCATGGACGGAATACGGGTGTGGTGAACGCCTCCACCTACAAGTTAATCTACGGTGGTCCGTGGGATAGTAAACGCAGTCAACGCGCCGAGGCGCTGATAATTGTGTTTATGCTGCCGGTGGGCGTGGCGCTACTATTTCTCTTACTCTATATGTGGATCAATTGTCAGAGGGTGTTCCACTTGTCGTACTATCGTTCCTTTGGTTGGCCACAACGCAATATCGGCAGGCGTTTTACGAGCGCGGAGCGTTTCGATGTGGTGCGCCAGCTGCCGCCCACCGCGAATGCTTTCAATGATAACACAAACAATAACGAAGACTACGAGACGCCTTTGAATGGCATCGGCTCCGTGTGTAACTGCAACAATATCGGCGCGGCCACATACGCCAATGAGAAATGCAACAAATCGCATCACATCACCTACGAAGAATTACCAACGGAGCAACCGTATAAAATCTACGAGGAGATAATTGGCGATGACGGCACAGACACCGAGACGTATGCGCAACCTTTTTACGATCATCTTTCGTACACGCAACCGACCAAATGCGATGTCACTGATTCCACATGA
- the LOC105230745 gene encoding intraflagellar transport protein 57 homolog — protein sequence MQGDKVNSQESNNLPVTTFQSDDLLEKLKMLNYEKQLLNEYKMKPLSRFYFVKSFNPGEQFFMFTLICWWLCRKLGKEMDRPQEFDDPNTVIAKIVQILDEMDVPVDFPPNKLIRGAGPICLNVLDILATQATKVAQIAYSRPHIAQEDEVATDYLEDNAEIILEKLEDEQNAALSDDSDMEVNGGGAFKNLNWVNRTRRADRNHNIDLPDDNAATERFTDQQQWRQEFERVLPQLKVYVKADARDWRTHFSQIESLKASIDECSEDTQSQLKKLHSEFTFSLEKIESREKHLNNELQSFIRQFKEISIELSNVQHAQTQVQTDTEALMTQLNAVIQENDIKKSEMERRGQSMSDGSSVVNIKKAINKLKEDTAHLHLEVALLVHGIDQDIMRQAGSFTETDSGYETATVKTF from the exons atgcaaggCGATAAAGTAAATTCACAGGAGTCAAATAACCTGCCAGTGACGACATTTCAGTCGGATGATCTGCTGGAAAAGCTAAAAATGCTGAATTACGAGAAGCAACTATTGAATGAATACAAAATGAAGCCGCTCTCGCGTTTCTACTTTGTCAAATCCTTTAATCCAGGCGAACAGTTTTTCATGTTTACGCTGATTTGCTGGTGGCTGTGCCGAAAGCTGGGCAAAGAGATGGACCGGCCGCAGGAATTCGATGACCCCAACACAGTGATTGCCAAAATAGTGCAAATACTGGACGAAATG GATGTGCCAGTGGACTTCCCACCCAACAAGCTTATACGCGGCGCCGGTCCTATTTGTTTGAACGTTTTGGATATACTCGCCACACAAGCCACCAAAGTGGCACAG ATAGCCTACAGTCGTCCGCACATAGCACAGGAGGATGAGGTTGCGACCGATTACTTGGAGGATAATGCGGAAATCATATTGGAAAAACTGGAAGATGAACAAAATGCCGCCTTGAGTGATGATAGCGATATGGAAGTGAATGGTGGTGGTGCTTTCAAAAATCTCAACTGGGTTAATCGCACACGGCGCGCGGATCGCAATCACAACATTGATTTGCCTGACGATAACGCGGCCACGGAGCGCTTTACTGATCAGCAGCAATGGCGGCAGGAGTTCGAGCGTGTGCTGCCGCAACTGAAAGTTTACGTGAAAGCCGATGCACGCGATTGGCGCACACACTTCAGCCAAATTGAGTCGCTGAAGGCCAGCATAGATGAG TGCTCTGAGGACACGCAATCGCAATTGAAAAAGCTGCACAGTGAATTCACCTTCAGTCTGGAGAAGATCGAAAGCCGGGAGAAGCATTTGAATAATGAGCTGCAGTCCTTCATACGCCAATTCAAGGAAATCTCCATCGAGCTATCCAATGTCCAGCATGCCCAGACGCAAGTGCAGACTGACACCGAGGCGCTTATGACGCAACTGAATGCCGTTATACAAGAGAATGACATTAAGAAGAGTGAAATGGAGCGACGCGGTCAATCCATGTCCGATGGCA GTTCTgtggtaaatattaaaaaggcGATAAATAAGCTTAAAGAGGATACGGCGCACTTACATTTGGAGGTGGCGCTATTGGTGCATGGCATCGATCAGGACATTATGCGTCAGGCAGGGAGTTTCACTGAGACGGATTCCGGCTATGAGACGGCAACAGTGAAGACCTTTTAG
- the LOC105230741 gene encoding early endosome antigen 1 — MTSEQDPEKNLASENLDEGEYEFIYGTEDGVYSQSETTHMGEEAEEATEDIFSHLGESSDDPEQKRRYMEYLSLIKEIECQNQMVDDIKAQIVELCAKPCKTKCELKDIKRLRVCMEQEIIKLRCLMTKAMELQNFGSRRRYHEIPLATTIDEDNMTPYAGTQQPQQTTWKGGESSETDRCASAEPKECKDEKALRCLCKALGKMKICCPEDKKLIQEIAGVLMGHKKKKSAPPCPQPCPPSLPPCRGPCPPFAKPSRKSKKSTQPCSSDSMPGADSLERLKQKITCMQSSVCQLKQEIYRREREKQQVCEPEEEKEDVCSEEPDPIQFCLSKRTTKADEMAKLRENYLHLLAEFSKKDCQLKEMEKRLKGFCGSCNHNNGQGEGQNTDQSELIVLRQRVADLKEEQTEFKCLMKEQSQQLEDYRNKYLVAQQKVEEQSVTLDKLNMNNKRIEKQINTEVKEIRAKFQEKLNELLHFPKLLENEQLKLAQACKEKEDLQGKLMLICKELKALKAQTESPKDETDCRPQLMKCQLELEQCKARLEEMERQRDLFCEKLKATQDDLDTLRSESAKIIARTKERAEAMKCQMQEQIDRLEKELAQCRATACLSVSDREAVIREMQGQLNTLSYSFDAAQKQIKTLRNHIAYVSNENCFPVKC; from the exons atgaccAGTGAACAAGATCCCGAGAAAAATTTAGCTTCGGAAAATTTAGATGAAGGAGAGTACGAGTTCATTTATGGCACAGAAGATGGTGTCTACTCGCAGAGCGAAACCACGCATATGGGTGAAGAGGCCGAGGAGGCGACCGAAGATATATTCTCTCATCTCGGAGAGTCATCGGACGATCCTGAGCAAAAACGTCGTTATATGGAATACTTGAGCCTAATCAAGGAGATCGAGTGCCAAAATCAAATGGTCGACGATATTAAAGCGCAAATTGTGGAACTTTGCGCCAAACCTTGCAAGACCAAATGCGAACTGAAGGATATCAAAAGACTACGCGTATGCATGGAGCAGGAGATAATCAAGTTGCGTTGCTTGATGACCAAAGCCATGGAATTGCAAAACTTCGGTTCTCGACGACGTTACCATGAGATACCGCTTGCCACAACCATCGATGAAGATAACATGACGCCATATGCGGGTACTCAACAGCCGCAGCAAACAACATGGAAGGGTGGCGAAAGCAGTGAAACGGATAGATGCGCCTCTGCCGAACCAAAGGAGTGTAAAGACGAGAAGGCCTTGCGTTGTTTATGCAAAGCGCTAGGCAAGATGAAGATCTGCTGTCCAGAAGACAAAAAACTTATACAAGAAATCGCAGGTGTGTTGATGGGAcacaagaagaaaaaaagcgCACCACCCTGTCCGCAACCATGTCCACCTTCGCTACCACCTTGTCGAGGACCATGTCCACCGTTCGCGAAGCCTTCGAGGAAAAGCAAAAAATCCACGCAACCCTGTTCGTCTGATTCTATGCCTGGAGCGGATTCTTTGGAGAGACTCAAGCAGAAAATCACATGTATGCAATCATCGGTTTGCCAATTGAAGCAGGAAATATATCGTCGGGAGCGCGAGAAGCAGCAAGTGTGTGAGCCGGAGGAAGAGAAGGAAGACGTCTGTTCGGAGGAGCCCGATCCCATTCAATTTTGCTTAAGCAAACGAACCACAAAGGCCGATGAAATGGCCAAATTGAGAGAAAACTACTTGCACTTGTTGGCAGAATTTTCGAAAAAGGATTGCCAACTTAAAGAAATGGAGAAGCG CCTGAAAGGTTTTTGCGGCAGCTGCAACCACAATAATGGTCAAGGCGAAGGTCAAAACACTGACCAGTCCGAATTAATAGTGCTCAGGCAACGTGTTGCTGACTTGAAGGAAGAGCAAACAGAATTCAAGTGTCTAATGAAGGAACAATCACAGCAACTGGAGGATTATCGCAATAAATACTTGGTGGCGCAACAGAAAGTTGAAGAACAGAGTGTGACACTAGACAAATTAAATATGAACAATAAACGAATAGAGAAGCAAATCAACACGGAAGTAAAAGAAATACGTGCCAAATTCCAGGAGAAACTCAACGAGTTACTCCACTTCCCCAAGCTGTTGGAAAACGAGCAATTGAAGTTGGCGCAGGCTTGCAAGGAAAAGGAAGATCTCCAGGGAAAGTTGATGCTTATTTGCAAAGAACTGAAGGCACTCAAAGCGCAGACTGAGTCTCCTAAGGACGAAACGGATTGTCGACCACAATTGATGAAATGCCAGCTAGAACTGGAGCAATGCAAGGCGCGTCTGGAGGAAATGGAAAGACAACGCGACCTCTTCTGCGAAAAACTCAAGGCCACACAAGATGACCTCGACACGCTACGTTCGGAGTCGGCCAAAATCATCGCCCGCACTAAGGAACGCGCCGAGGCAATGAAGTGTCAAATGCAGGAACAAATAGATCGTCTGGAAAAGGAACTGGCGCAGTGTCGTGCCACCGCCTGTCTATCTGTCAGTGATCGTGAAGCCGTTATACGTGAGATGCAAGGACAACTCAATACACTTTCGTACAGCTTCGATGCCGCACAGAAGCAAATCAAGACGCTACGCAACCACATCGCTTATGTCTccaatgaaaattgttttcctGTTAAATGCTGA
- the LOC105230742 gene encoding PAT complex subunit CCDC47 → MQVRQVVTLLALGCLVLTGMTSVFAHADDSDFADFDDFDTDDEFVETVSTSAPSTGDEKSAQQAQIPEKPKIVETVSGKSDDFKTDDDDGIVEDDDNEFEHFQDEEEFEGFDAGESKDIPVDPKTAEPKLTVAKIPMHFRTHWDSYWMEMLMLAGLLAYFANFFAGKTKNARLAQLWYSTHKGLLDDNFVLVGDDGKQENENPGLMKESESLYTLWCSGRTCCEGMLVELKMIKRQDLVALISGLIRPQQDQVHIKVEMTRGVMDSFVFCVGLRKTITKVFKEYADLNKYCSLVSKPEDRYKVPAGFSALSEIPEATSAILEARVITALNKYQRYIDYIHISDQFSGPIQQEDANNLKQPETKCMLMAGFNMPKGVDMESIKPLLILIFYLMERLKVYRMSKEGKNKAEKNRLRVEEEFLKSTHAARAEAAAQRREDKRKQEKERVLAEDDPEKQRRWEIKEQKRQAKKKAPKMKRLAVKSL, encoded by the exons ATGCAGGTAAGACAGGTGGTGACACTTTTGGCACTAGGGTGCCTGGTGCTAACTGGTATGACCTCGGTATTTGCTCATGCCGACGATAGTGACTTTGCTGATTTCGATGACTTCGATACGGACGATGAGTTTGTGGAGACTGTGTCTACATCAGCACCATCAACTGGAGATGAGAAATCTGCACAACAAGCACAAATACCCGAAAAACCGAAAATTGTAGAGACAGTATCTGGCAAGTCAGATGACTTTAAAACAGACGACGATGACGGAATTGTTGAAGACGATGACAACGAATTTGAACATTTCCAAGACGAAGAAGAGTTTGAAGGTTTTGATGCAGGTGAAAGCAAAGACATACCTGTAGATCCAAAAACCGCTGAACCGAAACTGACTGTAGCTAAGATTCCAATGCACTTCCG CACTCACTGGGACTCATATTGGATGGAAATGCTTATGTTGGCCGGTTTGTTAGCCTATTTCGCTAATTTCTTTGCGGGTAAAACGAAGAATGCGAGATTAGCACAATTATGGTATAGTACACATAAGGGCCTATTGGATGACAATTTTGTGTTAGTCG GTGATGATGGAAAGCAAGAAAACGAAAATCCTGGGCTGATGAAAGAAAGTGAAAGTTTATACACATTGTGGTGCTCAGGTCGCACTTGCTGCGAAGGCATGTTGGTTGAGCTTAAGATGATTAAGCGTCAAGATTTGGTTGCATTAATATCCGGTTTGATACGCCCTCAACAGGATCAAGTACACATAAAAGTGGAAATGACGCGAGGCGTAATGGATTCATTTGTATTTTGCGTGGGTCTAAGGAAAACTATAACCAAAGTTTTCAAAGAGTACGCTGATTTG AACAAATATTGCAGTCTAGTCAGTAAGCCAGAGGATCGCTACAAAGTACCTGCAGGATTTAGTGCGCTCTCCGAAATACCTGAAGCCACGTCAGCAATATTGGAGGCCCGCGTCATAACTGCACTCAACAAATATCAGCGCTACATCGACTATATCCATATTTCCGATCAATTTAGTGGTCCCATTCAACAAGAAGATGCCAATAATTTGAAACAACCAGAAACGAAGTGTATGCTTATGGCAGGATTTAACATGCCCAAAGGTGTGGATATGGAGTCGATCAAACCGTTGCTCAtacttattttctatttaatggAACGTTTAAAAGTTTACCGCATGTCTAAAGAG GGCAAAAACAAAGCGGAAAAGAATCGTTTGCGTGTGGAGGAAGAATTCTTGAAGAGTACACACGCAGCACGCGCAGAGGCTGCTGCTCAGCGTCGTGAAGACAAGCGCAAACAAGAGAAAGAACGCGTGCTTGCCGAGGACGACCCCGAGAAGCAGCGCCGCTGGGAAATCAAGGAGCAGAAGCGTCAAGCAAAGAAAAAGGCTCCCAAAATGAAGCGTTTGGCAGTAAAATCTTTATAA